Below is a genomic region from Henckelia pumila isolate YLH828 chromosome 3, ASM3356847v2, whole genome shotgun sequence.
TTTCACCTTCCTTGTGACAAGTCAATTTCTCGTCACCCATCTCATGTTTTTCTACATTTTCCTTCTCGTTTTTCCGCTCATCTTTGGTCTTTGATCTGGTTTCCAGCTCAAGTGTCATCTTAGTCTTTTCCTCGGCTCCATCCCGCGTTTCAACCTTGCTCTCCATTTTCAGATGAAGCTTTTCCTTCTCCGTCTCTTCTTTGACAATAAATTCATCGGATTTATGATCCATCGCAATCCTTCTGTCCAGCAACTAATGTTTGCCGCTAACGTTGTATTCCAATTACCTAAGAAATAGGGAATAACTCCacgatcaaaatcaaatccaattatatatattttttcaaaacaaaaaaaaaaaaaaaactatcgaCCATATATATGTGCAAGAACATTAATCAAGATAAACCAGCTCAAGCATCAATCACCAAAATCAAATAATGTCTCAATTAAACCCACAGAGAAAACAAAAATCCCCACCAGAGCCACCCAATTATACGATGCCTGAATGCCCAAGAACACCACGTAACATAAATCAAACAAtcctaaaaaaacaaaaaaaaaactgaaaacaAAGGCACGGATTTGAAGCCAACCCATATTCAAACAAGCcgaaagagaaaagaaaacacCATAAACCAGCATACTCAGATGAAAACAAAAGAATCTCGCACCCCTCGAAGCAACACAGATGAATCGATACGAGAAATCCATGGGATTTGGGTGGCATTTTATAGCGTTTGGGCTGGGATTATGTATCCGTGTGAGAGAAACAAACCCACACGTAGGGACGCGGCATGGTGTAATGCGTGGGCCCCGTGTCTAAGCCTTCGCTATGTCGGTGAATCAAATGGAAAATGAAGTTTATCTCTCTACCTCCCACctttttcttcatcttcattaaatgctctcaaacttcttcggtaagaaattaatatataatttatgtatttttttatttttatttttgtaaaatggATTGAAACTTATTGTTCTGGTAGTAAATCGCATTCGGGGGCAGTGGAAATGAATTCTGTACTTCTTAACTAAGCAACCATATTGTATTGACTATTgagtattattttgtttttgttttgttacgttttgttttttttggtaTAAATAGTATGTTGATTGAAGTTATTATATGTTTTGCTCATAAACGAATTGGTTTAATTTTTCTTAGTTATAAATAATAGCATACAAATATAAAGTTATGTTTGATTGGTAAATCTGAGAATATTGATTTTCAGATCCAgtgattttcaatttttttacttGCTTGGATTAATTTTAAATGTGTTTCATATTATGTTATTCGATGTCAATAATAATTATCATGTATACCGGTCATTTGAATTACTCAAATCCAACATTTTCCCAATTTATATCCATTTTGGCCTGATTACAACTCTCTACAGAAAAtactaataaaataatatataaaaaaaaaaatcaaatgaagTTGTGGGGAAAAATCCCGGTTTAGTCCCAAATCTTTTGGGTCCTACTCGGTTTAGTCCCAAATATATTTAATGGGCCGATTTAGTCCCAAACGTTTAGATTTTTTTCCCAATTCAGTTTTTCGTCAATTGAAGAGTTAAAATAGACGGTAAATTTGTACGCATCTTCATATCGATATTTCTCTCCCCAATTTTCAAACTCAGTCCgccctaatttttttttccccaaCTCTTCTTCTTCCCTGCTACCGCCGAGGTCCATCGCCGGACCACCACCTACCGGACGATCTCCCAAGGTTTCTTCTTTTCTCGTTGCATTATTTTTCCCGTAAAATTTAGTTcagttaaaaaaaacatttcttACATTTCCGGATCATGTGCTAAAATAATTAgagattttgtatttttttacgAAATATGGTAAACAATAGATTGATACAAAATAGGATTAAATATAATCGAGATGTTGTACGGAGTATTTTTGTCTTTCAGATTATATATGATTagtcatttgtttttttttctttttcaaataacTAAGAAAGAGTatattagagttgatatgatataGAACTTTTGTACGAGTATTTCGATTTCATCAGCAATTGTGAAGAATTTAATTTAAGAGTAAAAAGTTTATTTGCACAATTCATATTAATGTATCAGTGAAGTCCATAATTATtaattcttgatgaaaacattGAGACTCGCAAATTATGTTTATAAATACCTCTCTTGTTAAATGTCGATGTTTGTCTCATGTGCCTGCTTCAAAAAGAAACCAATGATATAATTATTAGAGGCATAAAGACATAACGATCGACAACTAATGTAAGCTATGAAAAACTTATTTATTGATTTAACACAaagtattttgtaaaattttatgtattgatATAGGTCCCTGCCAAACCAGCTTTTGTGAAAGGTGGCGTCAACTTCAAAACAGTATCGCGACTGAGATCTTCCATGGGTGTTCAACCTAGAGATGAACAATCAGCTTCACAACAGTCTACTTCTTCCAAACGATCTGTCATGAAGAATTGATTTTGAGAGGGATAAAAAAAATCAGCTGTTGAATCTAGAGATGCAACATCAGCTGCTGAACTTTAATGAAATGATCAGGATAACTATTTACGTCTTTTGGTTAGGCATGGTAGATGAATTATCTTCTTTTGAGATTCTTGTTCCACTACAAAAAAAGCCTtgatttagccacggtttaaaTAAATCGTTGTTACATTTAGCCAcgcttttttaaaaaccgtagcAAAAATAACCACGCTTTTTTAAAACGTGGCTATTTTAGCCACGCATTTCTATAAACCGTGGTTAAAGggccacggttttttaaaaaacgtgGTTAAATTTAGCCACACTTtataaaaccgtggttatttaaccacggtttgtAAAAAGCGTGgctaatttagccacggttttgaaAAGCGTGGCCAAAATAGCCacgttttttaaaaccgtggctaaaattAACCACGTTTTATTCTGACCGTGGTTAAAGTTAGCCACGGTTTAAAAAAGCGTGGCTAAGAATAGACACGGTTTTTGGCAAAGCGTGGCTGAAATAGCCACAGTTTTAAAAAGCGTGGTTgaattagccacggtttttaatAAAGCGTGGCTAAAATAGCCACGGTGTTAATAAAACGTGGCTAAAGTAGCCACAGTTTTAAAAAGCGTGGCTAAATAACCATTTATACACCCACTTCATCTCTCCCGATCGctattctttcttttttttaccTATTCTGACCGCTAAAAAACAGTTTTGACCGTCAATAAAAAATCCGTCGATGATCGAAGTTTAGATCGGAGAGTTGTTCCGAAATCCTCTTGTTTGGGCCTTTCTTTTAGTACCAATTTCTCTTATTTTAGAATTTATTCCGTAGAACCCAATTCCTACAGCCATCGTTCGTCGCCGTGTTAGCTTTCCTTCActtacaaaattattttcggCTTCTTAATTCGCTGAAGTAAGTACAACTTTGCatcttatattttttatatttctttCTTGATGAATATGGCTTGTCTCTTGATCGATAGATTTATTATTTACATTGCTTTATTAATGTTGATTAAGGATATTCAAatacatttttaaaatattgttcagATAATTATACAATATACGATCTACGTTTTAGTTatcattattaattttttatattttattttgacggttataatatttgtaataaaactttatttcaaattaatttatgttttaaatgtgacgtaaaattaatttattttattgttatgttaattaatttaattattcttATGAACATGACATTTTAGTTGGGCAGATTTTCAATTGGTATTATGGTAAcaaaaaatatgattatatttatatttgtaaaACATATATTGTttggcatgatatattatattttatcaaaGCTATATCGTATAATTTGTTAAACAAGACTATTTGTGAAAATACAGATATGTAGTAGACTATCATGATAATTATTTCTTTTGTAATAATTATTGTATGAGACAGAtgcatttaattaattataaaaatataattgtaAGCTAATTAATATGTTACGTATTTTTGCTTCTGTTTACTGTAGGAAAATATGAATCACACTGATAGAGGATGAATGTATCGTAGATTGCAAAATGGCTATATTTCTGACGAGTATATTAATGGTGTAGAGGATTTCATGATCTTTGCTCTTAGTCATGTTGAATGTTTATCAGCGGGTAAAGTACGTTGTCCTTGTAATCACAAAAAGTGTCAGAACAAAGTATTCTTAGATGAAAACACAGTGAAGGAGCACTTAGGTCGATCTGGTTTTGTACCGAACTATTACAATTGGCATCTTCACGGAGAAGAGTATATTCGTCCAAATTTTCCAAATACCAATCCAGATGTGCCGTCGTCTTCACGGTCTCAGAACAGGCGTTGGGAATCCGAAAACATACATGCAGATCACAGTTTTCATAGTCATGATCAAGAGTATTTCCTTACAAATCAAAATCTTGGTCACGAAATACCTGGAGATTATCAGGAAGAAGGTCCGTCGCAATATGTAGACCCCAATATCGATCACGTAGAAAGCCCCAACAATTACATCAAAGGATTATACGAGCTCATAAAATCTGCAGAGAAAGAAATCTGGGATGGAAATCCACACGGTCACTCTTTGTTGTCTGTCATTGCGAGGTTATTGAAGATGAAACATGAGCACAACATGTCAGAAAGAAACTTCAACGACATGGTCCAGTTAATGTCAGAGTTATGTCCAGCTGATAACCACATGCCTGACAGTTTTTATTCGACAAAGAAGCTTATCAAAGATCTAGGTCTTCCTCGTTACAAACTGTCTCGTCGGCGTGGAATCCAAAATAATAAGAAACAAACGCCGTATAAGAGGATGTATTATTTTCCCATCACTCCTCGTCTCCAGCGGTTATATGCATCCACCGCGACTGCTTCTCATATGCGATGGCATCACGACCACCATTTTGACATGGAGACAATGACACACCCATCTGATTCTCCGGCATGGCGTCATTTTGATGAAACACACCCGTGGTTCGCTGCAGAAATCCGAAATGTCAGGTTAGGACTTTCAACAGATGGGTTCCAACCATTTGGCCAAACGGGACAACAATACTCATCATGGCCCGTCATTTTAACCCCGTACAATTTGCCACCTTGGATGTGTATGAAAGATGAGGTCATGTTCCTCTCTGTGATCGCACCTGGACCGAGTAACCCGAAGGATAAGCTCGATGTTTTCTTGCAACCATTGATTGCCGAGCTTCAAGAACTTTGGTACGATGGTGCTGCCACATACGACATACACTCGCAGACTAACTTCACGATGAGAGCAGCATTGATGTGGACCATAAGTGATTTCCCAGCGTATGCGATGCTTTCCGGTTGGAGCACAGCTGGAAAACAAGCATGCCCTTATTGCATGTCTGATTCGGAAGCGTTCACACTAGCGCACAGTGGTAAGACATCATGGTTCGACAACCACAGGAAGTTTTTGCCCGATGATCATCGACTACGGCGCAAGAAAAACATGTTTGTACGAGGAAGAATTGTTTTGCATCCTGCTCCCGCCATCAGAACAGGAACCGAGCtgctaaatgatatagatgcttATGGTTTTATACCTTCATACGATGTCGACTCAGAGATTCGAAACAGAGAGATATGTCATTTGGCAAGATGTGGTTGGAGAAGACGCAGTATTTTATGGGAGTTACCGTATTGGCGTACTAATCTGATCAGACATAATTTGGATGTGATGCACATCGAGAAGAATGTTTTTGACAATGTTTTCAACACAATCATGAATGTCCCCGGACGTACGAAAGACAATGCAAAATCAAGGGCAGATCTGGTTGAAATGCGTATCAGAACTGAGTTACATCCAGACGTGTCTACAGGTAGACATCCCAAGGCTAGTTACACTTTGGAGCGTAGTGCGAGGGAGGTTCTTTGCAGATGGCTTAAGGATGTCCGTTTCTCGGACGGTTATGCCTCGAACATGTCTAGGTGCGTTAACATGAACAAATTGCGGATGTTTGGTATGAAGAGTCATGATTGCCACGTATTCATGCAACGACTAATACCCGTTGCATTCAAGGAGTTATTACCCAGAGAGGTTTGGGAGGCATTGACCGAGTTAAGTCTATTTTTCGCAGACCTAACTGCTCGTAATATTAAACAGAGTGACATGATGCGCTTGCATGAGCAGATACCGATAATTCTTTGTAAGTTGGAGAAGATATTTCCACCAAGTTTCTTCGATTGTATGGAACACCTTTGCGTCCATCTGCCCCACGAAGCTCGCATTGCTGGTCCAGTACAATTTAGGTGGATGTATCCTTTCGAAAGATTTTTACGAAGGTTGAAGAGCACGGTTCGTAATAAAGCATGCGTGGAGGGATCCATATGCAATGCTTATTTGGTCAGTGAGGCTTCCATTTTTTGCGAGCATTACTTTGGTGACTCGATACAAACAAGACAGCGAAAGACTAGATGCCAACAACAAAACATAGTGAACGAGATTGGGTCAGAGCTTTTTGCAATATTTATGGTACGTGGTAGACATATCGGTAGTAAAAGACCTAGATTGCTGTCAAACGAGGAATATCATGTTGTGGCAACATATGTTTTGTTGAACTGTGTTGAACTGAAGTCCTACGTGAGGTATGCAATGTTATgtttgcattttcaatattaccGATATGTATACATATTCATAGTATTTCATTCTAACAACCTTTTCATATCTGCACAGCATTTACGAGAACCAAATACGTGCCGAGATTCCTGAGATAAGTAATCAAGATTTAGACTCCAACATACAGGCTAACTACTTCGGTTGGTTCAAATCTTACATAAGAGTAAGATTAAAttgtaattaatttaatatttaacatTTATTACTCTCAGCACCTTCGAGGTGATATTGACAATATTTTATGCTCATCGTAGGCTATAGAGCAACAAGGAGAGTTCGTCTCAGAACTGATTAAACAAGTAGCGCTTGTTCCAATGCGAAAAGTTAATACTTACATAGGTTATTGTATTAACGGTTTTAAATTCTACACTGTTCACGACACAACGTTTAAAGCTACAGATAATTTAGGTGTTCAAGTTCGTGGTCATTCAAGTGATGGTGTTCAAACCGAATATTACGACTTCATCGAAGAGATAATCGAGTTGGAATACCCTGGTCTCCCGTTGAAGCAAACCGTAATATTTAAATGTTGTTGGT
It encodes:
- the LOC140888114 gene encoding uncharacterized protein gives rise to the protein MYRRLQNGYISDEYINGVEDFMIFALSHVECLSAGKVRCPCNHKKCQNKVFLDENTVKEHLGRSGFVPNYYNWHLHGEEYIRPNFPNTNPDVPSSSRSQNRRWESENIHADHSFHSHDQEYFLTNQNLGHEIPGDYQEEGPSQYVDPNIDHVESPNNYIKGLYELIKSAEKEIWDGNPHGHSLLSVIARLLKMKHEHNMSERNFNDMVQLMSELCPADNHMPDSFYSTKKLIKDLGLPRYKLSRRRGIQNNKKQTPYKRMYYFPITPRLQRLYASTATASHMRWHHDHHFDMETMTHPSDSPAWRHFDETHPWFAAEIRNVRLGLSTDGFQPFGQTGQQYSSWPVILTPYNLPPWMCMKDEVMFLSVIAPGPSNPKDKLDVFLQPLIAELQELWYDGAATYDIHSQTNFTMRAALMWTISDFPAYAMLSGWSTAGKQACPYCMSDSEAFTLAHSGKTSWFDNHRKFLPDDHRLRRKKNMFVRGRIVLHPAPAIRTGTELLNDIDAYGFIPSYDVDSEIRNREICHLARCGWRRRSILWELPYWRTNLIRHNLDVMHIEKNVFDNVFNTIMNVPGRTKDNAKSRADLVEMRIRTELHPDVSTGRHPKASYTLERSAREVLCRWLKDVRFSDGYASNMSRCVNMNKLRMFGMKSHDCHVFMQRLIPVAFKELLPREVWEALTELSLFFADLTARNIKQSDMMRLHEQIPIILCKLEKIFPPSFFDCMEHLCVHLPHEARIAGPVQFRWMYPFERFLRRLKSTVRNKACVEGSICNAYLVSEASIFCEHYFGDSIQTRQRKTRCQQQNIVNEIGSELFAIFMVRGRHIGSKRPRLLSNEEYHVVATYVLLNCVELKSYVSIYENQIRAEIPEISNQDLDSNIQANYFGWFKSYIRAIEQQGEFVSELIKQVALVPMRKVNTYIGYCINGFKFYTVHDTTFKATDNLGVQVRGHSSDGVQTEYYDFIEEIIELEYPGLPLKQTVIFKCCWYNPHPRLGTRVHRKYKIFEVNRTRHLPTNEPFVFATQASQVVFLQYPTSGKTPSAWLYVSGLRQRAYVADIVTENNVQTDATSAFQNNESQVHEVETQFLLNSENLVDATVNFDDEIDALSTDSGTEDVQESSEENFDVEND